In a genomic window of Nodosilinea sp. E11:
- a CDS encoding response regulator, which yields MVVRHSSLPTLNLACPQLPLVLVVDDDDDSLTLMAYILEQLSCQAYFVADGLAALVAAKQYRPQLILSDIHLPEIDGYSLLQQLRADGDTQNIPVIAVTALASHTDRQKILTAGFDDYLSKPFLIQSLEQLINSFIQLSTSCNA from the coding sequence ATGGTAGTGCGACATTCATCACTCCCAACTCTCAACCTAGCTTGCCCCCAACTGCCTCTAGTGCTTGTCGTTGACGATGATGATGACAGCCTCACCTTGATGGCCTACATTTTAGAGCAGTTGTCATGCCAGGCTTATTTTGTGGCTGACGGTCTAGCGGCACTGGTTGCAGCCAAGCAGTACCGTCCCCAACTGATTTTGTCAGACATCCATTTGCCTGAGATTGATGGTTACAGCTTGCTTCAACAGCTGCGGGCCGATGGCGACACCCAAAACATACCCGTCATCGCTGTGACAGCTCTAGCTAGCCACACCGATCGCCAAAAAATTCTCACCGCTGGCTTTGACGACTATCTCAGTAAGCCTTTTTTAATTCAATCTTTAGAGCAGCTGATCAACAGCTTTATTCAGCTGTCAACGTCTTGCAATGCCTAG
- a CDS encoding DUF2294 domain-containing protein, which produces MLPTQGQLQRHLSQQFQRLYRDQLDHAPGKITCQIIDEKLLLVIEDSVTKPEQLLIKKGESELAEQVRGDLSTALRPQIIELVEQALNREVVDILTDATLATGRTSVVIILSSPPELRPAAKAS; this is translated from the coding sequence GTGCTGCCTACTCAAGGTCAACTTCAGCGTCATTTGTCTCAACAGTTTCAGCGCCTCTACCGCGATCAACTCGATCACGCGCCAGGCAAAATTACCTGTCAGATCATTGACGAAAAGCTGCTGCTGGTGATCGAAGACTCGGTCACCAAACCCGAACAGCTTTTGATTAAAAAAGGTGAATCAGAACTGGCCGAGCAGGTCAGAGGCGATCTTTCTACAGCTCTGCGCCCTCAAATAATTGAGTTAGTAGAGCAGGCGCTCAATCGTGAGGTCGTAGACATTCTGACCGACGCCACCTTGGCAACCGGGCGCACCAGCGTTGTGATTATTCTCTCTAGCCCACCGGAGCTGCGTCCGGCGGCTAAAGCTTCTTAA
- a CDS encoding response regulator transcription factor, protein MTDIRIVLIEDHDLTRLGLKAALQRVEGMTVVGEAANGSRGLSLLETEHPDVAIIDIGLPDIDGIELVERLRQIQSGSDSDPTRVLMLTMHDSEAAVMAAFAAGADSYCMKQTELDELIVAVRETFEGNSWIDPAVASVVLRQVRKTPAGAMAANNRTVSIEAIEPEFEQILESYPLTERELEILELIVGGCSNAEIAERSYITVGTVKTHVRSILNKLGVDDRTKAAVRALRSGLVT, encoded by the coding sequence ATGACAGATATTCGTATTGTACTCATTGAAGACCACGACCTTACCCGCCTAGGCCTGAAGGCCGCTCTGCAGCGAGTTGAGGGCATGACAGTAGTGGGCGAAGCCGCCAACGGGTCCCGAGGGCTCAGCCTGCTCGAAACCGAGCATCCCGATGTCGCCATTATCGACATTGGCCTGCCTGACATTGATGGGATTGAGCTGGTAGAACGGCTGCGTCAGATCCAGAGCGGTAGCGATAGCGATCCGACCCGAGTCCTCATGCTCACAATGCACGACAGCGAAGCCGCCGTGATGGCTGCCTTTGCCGCCGGGGCCGACTCTTACTGCATGAAGCAGACCGAGCTCGACGAGCTGATTGTGGCCGTGCGCGAAACCTTTGAGGGCAACTCTTGGATTGACCCTGCTGTGGCTAGCGTAGTGCTGCGTCAGGTGCGCAAGACCCCCGCCGGAGCGATGGCGGCTAACAACCGCACCGTTTCAATCGAGGCGATCGAGCCTGAGTTTGAGCAAATCTTAGAATCCTATCCGCTGACCGAGCGAGAGCTAGAAATTTTAGAGCTGATCGTCGGTGGATGCAGCAACGCCGAAATTGCTGAGCGCTCCTACATTACCGTCGGTACGGTTAAAACCCACGTTCGCAGCATTCTCAATAAGCTCGGTGTTGACGATCGCACCAAAGCGGCTGTGCGCGCCCTGCGATCGGGTTTGGTAACCTAG
- a CDS encoding PAS domain S-box protein: MADSIQALWLGPYIPHGHCYLWQPGLVWLHLLSDAIIALSYWLIAGALVYFVQRRPDVPFKPLFWLFAAFIAACGATHLFSVWTLWFPTYWVSGTMKAITALVSLATALELVPRLPLALALPNATQLMDMNKALQEEIGDRKQAEANLRTAEAEVRQLNATLEERVQRRTAQLEAAKQQIETLLGQERQARGTLQAAKDKLQDIAERLNLALSAAQMGTWDWQLDTGSQIWSVQTEHILGFEPGTASHTAEVWAERVHPNDLPAMEALIDRAIATQGEFAGQYRVRWPNESWHWVSAYGRVVAVNDQRSQRMVGVMQDITPAKQAELALRASETRFRAVFEQAAVGMARLNLQGQWIQVNQKLCDLLGYQPQELIGQSFQAITFAADHAQDEHYLQQLVTGAEASCQFEKRYLRRDGTPIWVLVTVSVESDEADGPMALIAIIEDIEARQTAQAELRQRADEMAQTNLVLAHTTALLERRNAELDQFAYVASHDLKAPLRAISNLAEWIGEDLAGQIPAENCHQLELLRSRVQRMEALINGLLEYSRVGRRQRSIVAVDINVLLANVIDSLAPPKSFQVEIPTDLPTIYSHKTVLGQVFANLINNAIKHHHCADEDCPEDICGTVRVACQTKDEWLEFTVADDGPGIAPQYHDKIFTIFQTLKARDDFESTGVGLAVVKKIVEAEGGRVWLTSALGEGTTFYFTWPFLKTPPQPDPA, from the coding sequence ATGGCTGACTCTATACAGGCGTTGTGGTTGGGGCCGTATATTCCCCACGGACATTGCTATTTGTGGCAGCCGGGCCTGGTCTGGCTGCACCTGCTCTCAGATGCGATCATTGCTCTGTCGTACTGGCTGATTGCCGGAGCTTTAGTGTATTTTGTCCAGCGGCGGCCTGATGTGCCGTTTAAGCCGCTGTTTTGGCTGTTTGCAGCCTTTATTGCCGCCTGTGGTGCTACCCACCTGTTTTCGGTGTGGACGCTGTGGTTTCCGACCTATTGGGTGTCGGGGACGATGAAGGCGATCACGGCGCTGGTGTCGCTGGCCACGGCGCTAGAATTGGTGCCCCGCCTACCCCTGGCCCTAGCTCTGCCCAACGCCACCCAGCTGATGGATATGAATAAGGCGCTCCAGGAGGAAATTGGCGATCGCAAACAGGCCGAAGCCAACCTGCGGACCGCCGAAGCCGAAGTGCGCCAGCTCAATGCCACCCTAGAAGAGCGGGTACAGCGCCGTACCGCCCAGCTCGAAGCAGCCAAACAGCAGATTGAAACCCTGCTGGGGCAAGAGCGCCAGGCTCGGGGCACCCTGCAAGCCGCCAAAGACAAGCTGCAAGATATTGCTGAGCGCCTCAACCTCGCCCTCAGCGCCGCCCAGATGGGAACCTGGGACTGGCAGCTCGATACGGGCAGCCAAATCTGGTCGGTCCAGACCGAGCACATCTTGGGCTTTGAGCCGGGGACGGCCAGCCATACTGCCGAGGTCTGGGCCGAGCGGGTGCATCCCAACGATCTGCCCGCTATGGAGGCGCTGATTGACCGGGCGATCGCAACCCAGGGCGAGTTTGCAGGGCAATATCGGGTGCGCTGGCCCAACGAGAGCTGGCACTGGGTCAGCGCCTATGGTCGAGTTGTCGCGGTTAACGACCAACGCAGCCAGCGCATGGTTGGCGTCATGCAAGATATCACTCCTGCCAAGCAGGCCGAGCTGGCGCTGCGGGCCAGCGAAACTCGCTTTCGAGCTGTGTTTGAGCAGGCAGCGGTAGGCATGGCTCGTCTCAACCTCCAAGGCCAGTGGATACAGGTGAACCAAAAACTCTGCGACCTGCTGGGCTACCAACCCCAAGAGTTAATCGGCCAATCCTTTCAGGCGATTACCTTTGCCGCTGACCACGCCCAAGATGAGCACTATCTTCAACAGCTCGTCACCGGGGCTGAGGCGTCTTGTCAGTTTGAGAAGCGCTATCTCCGCCGTGATGGAACGCCGATTTGGGTTTTGGTAACGGTCTCGGTCGAAAGTGACGAGGCCGATGGGCCGATGGCGTTGATTGCGATCATTGAAGATATTGAAGCTCGTCAAACCGCCCAGGCAGAACTGCGGCAGCGGGCCGACGAAATGGCTCAGACCAACCTCGTACTAGCCCACACCACGGCCCTGCTAGAGCGCCGCAACGCTGAACTCGATCAGTTTGCCTATGTGGCCTCCCACGATTTAAAAGCTCCGCTGCGGGCGATCTCAAACCTGGCCGAATGGATTGGCGAAGATTTAGCAGGGCAAATTCCGGCAGAAAACTGTCACCAGCTAGAACTACTGCGCAGCCGAGTACAACGGATGGAAGCACTGATCAACGGCCTGCTGGAATATTCGCGGGTGGGCCGTCGCCAGCGCAGCATTGTTGCCGTTGACATCAATGTACTGCTGGCCAATGTGATCGATTCTTTAGCTCCACCAAAATCGTTTCAGGTGGAGATTCCGACTGATTTACCGACGATATATAGCCATAAAACTGTTTTGGGCCAAGTGTTTGCCAATTTGATCAACAACGCCATCAAGCACCACCACTGCGCTGACGAAGACTGCCCGGAGGACATTTGCGGCACCGTGCGGGTCGCCTGCCAAACCAAAGACGAATGGCTCGAATTTACGGTTGCCGACGACGGCCCTGGCATTGCTCCTCAGTACCACGACAAAATTTTCACCATTTTTCAAACCCTCAAAGCTCGCGATGACTTTGAAAGTACGGGCGTGGGCCTGGCCGTGGTGAAAAAAATTGTTGAAGCCGAGGGGGGGCGCGTCTGGCTAACCTCTGCCCTGGGGGAAGGAACCACCTTTTATTTCACCTGGCCCTTTCTCAAAACCCCACCCCAGCCCGACCCAGCTTAG
- a CDS encoding CPBP family intramembrane glutamic endopeptidase, with amino-acid sequence MTQPPPSPDPQLEPLTRMQVLAAMGLTAVVLLLIAKTWLYFDPAELMPLELSLEDGLLGMGLGLAITAASSVTYRLWPAYRHSADTYLLLVLEPLQWPDLIWLGLLPGLSEELLFRGVMLPAIGMNGLGIVVSAASFGVLHLSSLQQWTYVVWATTIGLVLATSTVLTGNLLVPIVAHTVTNLVSSAMWKFRQQQPAA; translated from the coding sequence GTGACCCAGCCGCCGCCCAGCCCAGACCCCCAGCTTGAGCCTCTAACCCGCATGCAGGTGCTGGCGGCCATGGGCTTGACCGCCGTGGTGCTGTTGTTAATTGCTAAAACCTGGCTGTATTTCGACCCGGCGGAGCTGATGCCCCTTGAACTGTCGCTGGAGGATGGGCTGCTGGGCATGGGGTTAGGGTTGGCCATTACCGCAGCCAGTAGCGTCACATACCGCCTGTGGCCTGCCTATCGCCACAGCGCCGATACCTATCTGTTGCTGGTGCTAGAGCCGTTGCAATGGCCCGACTTAATTTGGCTCGGGCTGCTGCCGGGGCTCAGCGAAGAATTGTTGTTTCGCGGCGTGATGCTGCCCGCCATTGGCATGAATGGACTAGGCATTGTCGTATCGGCAGCGAGCTTTGGGGTGCTGCACCTGAGCAGCTTGCAGCAGTGGACCTATGTGGTGTGGGCCACTACCATTGGCCTGGTCTTAGCGACCAGCACAGTGCTGACCGGCAACCTGCTGGTGCCGATTGTGGCCCATACGGTGACCAATCTGGTGTCTAGTGCGATGTGGAAATTTCGCCAGCAGCAACCGGCGGCGTAA
- a CDS encoding GNAT family N-acetyltransferase yields MDCSTIQFRYADQFSEADLDQLVSLFQAAAFWAKDRTRADMAIAVAHSYPVVTAWDGTSLIGFARATSDGVFRATIWDVVISPDYQGGGLGRRLVETLVAHPHMSRVERVYLMTTHQQGFYARIGFEENPSTTMVLYNSAEIEMLPPLGQATEILTPAKVSG; encoded by the coding sequence ATGGATTGCAGCACTATTCAGTTTCGCTATGCTGACCAGTTTTCTGAAGCTGACTTAGATCAGCTGGTGAGTTTGTTTCAGGCGGCGGCGTTTTGGGCGAAAGATCGCACCCGTGCCGATATGGCGATCGCAGTGGCCCATAGCTACCCCGTGGTTACCGCCTGGGATGGCACCAGCCTGATTGGCTTTGCCCGTGCCACCTCTGATGGGGTGTTTCGCGCCACCATTTGGGATGTGGTGATCTCGCCCGACTACCAGGGGGGCGGGCTGGGCCGCAGACTGGTTGAAACCCTAGTGGCCCATCCCCACATGAGCCGGGTAGAGCGGGTCTACCTGATGACCACCCACCAGCAGGGATTTTACGCCCGCATCGGTTTTGAAGAAAACCCCTCGACCACAATGGTGCTCTACAACAGTGCTGAGATTGAGATGCTGCCACCCCTGGGTCAGGCTACAGAAATCTTAACTCCCGCTAAAGTTTCGGGCTAG
- a CDS encoding 3-deoxy-7-phosphoheptulonate synthase — protein sequence MHQTQDLHVVETRPLVSPALLHHELPMSPEAATLVAEARDRIRHILYNEDRRLLVIVGPCSVHDIDAAYEYGQKLVNLRHELSGQLEIIMRVYFEKPRTNVGWKGLINDPHLDGSYDINTGLRLARKLLLDLAQLGLPAATELLDPVTPQYIADLIAWTAIGARTTESQTHREMASGLSMPIGFKNSTDGSLQAAMNAMVAASQPHHFLGINHSGLASIVTTTGNPDGHLVLRGGKGGPNFSDDHVAKAAEEMAKLKLNHRMMVDCSHANANKDHNRQLAVLEDIAAQVRGGSRNILGVMIESHIKAGNQSIPDDLRQLTYGQSITDACVDFDTTAAMLRKLASAVEPSLQTAPLG from the coding sequence ATGCACCAAACTCAGGATCTTCACGTTGTTGAGACTCGCCCCCTAGTCAGCCCCGCCCTGCTGCACCACGAGTTGCCCATGTCGCCCGAGGCGGCAACGCTGGTGGCCGAAGCGCGCGATCGCATTCGCCACATTCTCTACAACGAAGACCGTCGCCTGCTGGTGATTGTCGGCCCCTGCTCGGTGCACGACATTGATGCCGCCTACGAGTATGGCCAAAAGCTGGTCAACCTGCGTCACGAGCTATCGGGCCAGCTCGAAATTATCATGCGGGTCTACTTTGAGAAACCCCGCACCAATGTGGGCTGGAAGGGGTTAATCAACGACCCCCACCTCGACGGTAGCTACGACATCAACACCGGCCTGCGCCTGGCCCGCAAGCTGCTGCTCGACCTGGCCCAACTGGGGCTACCCGCCGCCACCGAGCTGCTCGACCCAGTTACCCCCCAATACATTGCCGATCTAATTGCCTGGACGGCGATCGGGGCGCGCACCACCGAGAGCCAAACCCACCGCGAAATGGCCTCGGGACTCTCGATGCCCATTGGCTTTAAAAACAGCACCGACGGCAGCCTGCAAGCCGCCATGAATGCCATGGTGGCCGCCAGCCAGCCCCACCACTTTTTGGGCATTAACCACAGCGGGTTGGCCAGCATTGTCACTACGACGGGTAACCCCGACGGCCACCTGGTGCTGCGCGGCGGCAAGGGCGGCCCCAACTTTAGCGACGACCACGTAGCCAAAGCTGCCGAGGAGATGGCCAAGCTTAAGCTCAACCACCGAATGATGGTCGATTGCAGCCACGCCAACGCCAACAAAGACCACAACCGCCAGCTAGCTGTGCTCGAAGACATTGCCGCTCAGGTGCGCGGCGGCTCACGCAACATTCTCGGTGTGATGATTGAGAGCCACATTAAGGCGGGCAACCAGTCGATTCCCGATGACCTGCGGCAGCTTACCTACGGCCAGAGCATTACCGATGCCTGCGTCGATTTTGATACTACCGCTGCTATGCTGCGGAAGCTCGCTAGTGCGGTAGAGCCCTCATTGCAGACGGCACCGCTAGGTTAA
- a CDS encoding FAD-dependent oxidoreductase has translation MNRIFRALTAPLLATTLLAGSIPLPIGNARAQESVSPRVAQLPRTPDQVVECELLIVGGGLAGTATAYESLKMGHTVCMTELTDWVGGQISSQGTTALDESREQRNQLFYSRGYKELRDRVAAKYGELNPGQCWVSVTCFMPADANAILMEMLAEAEREGGGELRWFPNTVVKDLSLNADGTHIDEVIAIRHSPASGTAPLNTDFLSEVIEDAYTYQDSARLSKEIIRFVPAGTGARQGAAPSRVDWFVVEATETGELIVLADVPYELGLDPRSPLNPSSPVAERDPYCTQGFTYTFAMERTAEAQTFDVPEFYSIYEPYYSWEKERPQLLTPQDHFDFVFTYRRLWSAAPRRTGERIFGAPRPVPGDISMQNWTWGNDYRPGTSRDNLILTEDQLRASGQLAPGGWLGGLRTETLRRGEENAIGFFYWLTTGTTDSQIADSWKEPEPYNRYLRGLDSPMNTAHGLSKYPYIREARRIVGRPSPGYESGFMISEIDFSWNDFNSAFYRENLDQSTFTSMRRFLAGLDTIDTFMPGADPNEFPIRGRSRIYPDSVGIAQYAIDFHPCMRDYPPEAPGNIERPGVRQAHGQAYPAQIPLRAMIPQRVDNMLVASKSIAASTIAAAAYRVHSFEWSVGAAAAHTIDFSLRNGVLPYEMVVNPLAESPYLEALRAELEASGNPTKFPNTSIFNEDWGNWRPW, from the coding sequence ATGAACCGCATTTTTCGCGCCCTGACGGCTCCGCTGCTGGCTACCACCCTGCTGGCGGGTTCCATCCCTCTCCCCATCGGCAACGCCCGCGCCCAAGAGTCGGTGTCGCCCCGCGTTGCCCAGTTGCCCCGCACCCCCGACCAGGTGGTGGAGTGCGAGCTGCTGATTGTGGGTGGCGGCCTAGCGGGCACCGCAACGGCCTACGAGAGCCTAAAAATGGGCCACACCGTCTGCATGACCGAGCTGACCGACTGGGTGGGTGGGCAGATCTCATCCCAGGGCACCACCGCCCTCGACGAGTCGCGGGAGCAGCGCAACCAGCTATTTTATTCGCGGGGCTATAAAGAACTGCGCGATCGCGTCGCAGCCAAGTATGGCGAACTCAACCCCGGCCAGTGCTGGGTGAGTGTCACCTGCTTTATGCCCGCCGATGCCAACGCCATTTTGATGGAGATGCTGGCCGAGGCCGAGCGGGAGGGCGGCGGCGAACTGCGGTGGTTCCCCAATACCGTGGTCAAAGATCTGAGCCTGAATGCCGACGGCACTCACATTGACGAGGTGATCGCCATTCGCCACAGCCCGGCATCGGGCACCGCACCGCTCAACACCGACTTTCTCTCGGAGGTGATCGAAGACGCCTACACCTACCAAGACTCGGCCCGGCTCTCGAAGGAGATTATTCGGTTTGTGCCAGCGGGTACTGGGGCTAGGCAGGGCGCAGCCCCCAGTCGGGTCGACTGGTTTGTGGTCGAAGCCACCGAGACCGGCGAGCTGATCGTGCTGGCCGATGTGCCCTACGAGCTGGGGCTAGACCCGCGATCGCCCCTCAACCCCTCGTCGCCCGTGGCCGAGCGCGACCCCTACTGCACCCAGGGCTTTACCTACACCTTTGCCATGGAGCGCACTGCCGAGGCTCAGACCTTTGATGTGCCAGAGTTTTACAGCATCTACGAGCCCTACTACAGTTGGGAAAAAGAGCGCCCGCAACTGCTCACCCCCCAAGACCACTTTGACTTTGTCTTTACCTACCGTCGTCTGTGGAGCGCCGCGCCGCGCCGCACCGGGGAGCGGATCTTTGGCGCACCGCGTCCGGTGCCCGGCGATATCTCCATGCAGAACTGGACCTGGGGCAACGACTACCGCCCTGGCACCAGCCGCGATAACTTAATTCTCACCGAAGATCAGCTGCGGGCCAGCGGCCAGCTAGCGCCGGGGGGCTGGTTGGGGGGGCTGCGTACCGAAACCCTGCGGCGGGGCGAAGAAAATGCGATCGGTTTCTTCTACTGGTTGACCACCGGCACCACCGATTCGCAGATCGCTGATTCTTGGAAAGAACCCGAGCCCTACAACCGTTATCTGCGAGGGTTAGACTCGCCCATGAATACCGCCCACGGCCTGTCGAAGTACCCCTACATTCGCGAGGCCCGGCGGATTGTGGGTCGGCCTTCGCCCGGCTACGAGAGCGGCTTTATGATCAGCGAAATCGACTTTTCGTGGAATGATTTCAACTCTGCGTTTTACCGAGAAAATCTAGATCAGAGCACGTTTACCTCCATGCGACGCTTTTTGGCGGGGCTCGACACCATCGACACGTTTATGCCCGGTGCCGACCCCAACGAGTTCCCCATCCGGGGGCGATCGCGCATTTACCCCGACTCGGTCGGCATTGCCCAGTATGCGATCGATTTTCACCCCTGCATGCGCGACTACCCGCCCGAGGCCCCCGGCAACATTGAGCGGCCCGGCGTGCGTCAGGCCCACGGCCAGGCCTACCCGGCCCAGATCCCGCTGCGGGCGATGATTCCTCAGCGGGTCGACAATATGCTGGTGGCTAGTAAGAGCATTGCTGCTAGCACCATTGCTGCCGCCGCCTACCGGGTGCACTCCTTTGAGTGGTCGGTGGGGGCCGCCGCTGCCCACACCATCGACTTCTCGTTGCGCAACGGCGTGCTGCCCTACGAAATGGTGGTCAACCCCTTAGCCGAAAGCCCCTACCTAGAGGCGCTGCGGGCCGAGCTAGAGGCCAGTGGCAACCCGACGAAGTTCCCCAACACCTCGATCTTCAACGAAGACTGGGGCAACTGGCGACCCTGGTAA
- a CDS encoding S-layer homology domain-containing protein, giving the protein MPSSFRAKSGAALMLALGLTVGAFAPVISAAPVIAQTQPQTQFADVPAGHWAYQFINNLAARDVIAGFPDGTFRPDEPVTRAQYAAMLRRAFNRASVRGATAFVDVPPNYWAAAAIREADTMGFLSGYPGNVFQPDQNIPRAQVLVSLANGLNYTASNPDSIRVYRDSATIPAYAVASLAAATEQRMVVNYPDVQVLRPNQTATRAEVAAFIYQALASQNQVATVNSPFIVGQQVAVQPNLPAGTSLTMAYDQGDKVVVLPGETAALTLTVTQAATDGTGRVLVPAGSRVVGELRPSGNGSQFVAQQLVLPNGQSLAINATSQTVTTTETIRQGASFGQTLAGAVLGSGAAAAIARTTGDQSVGTLEVLAGAATGATAARIFGRDRVDVIAINPSRDLTLTVNETLLLSVQ; this is encoded by the coding sequence ATGCCTAGTTCTTTTCGCGCCAAATCTGGTGCTGCCCTAATGCTGGCCCTGGGGTTAACCGTTGGGGCCTTTGCCCCGGTGATCTCTGCTGCGCCAGTGATTGCTCAAACTCAGCCCCAGACCCAGTTTGCTGACGTACCCGCTGGCCATTGGGCCTATCAATTCATCAACAACTTGGCTGCTCGGGATGTGATCGCTGGTTTTCCCGATGGCACGTTTCGCCCCGATGAGCCCGTGACTCGCGCCCAGTACGCCGCTATGCTGCGCCGGGCCTTTAACCGGGCTTCGGTGCGGGGAGCCACGGCTTTTGTCGATGTGCCCCCTAACTACTGGGCCGCCGCCGCCATTCGGGAAGCCGATACGATGGGATTTTTGTCGGGCTACCCCGGCAATGTTTTCCAGCCAGACCAAAATATTCCCCGGGCTCAGGTGCTCGTTTCTCTAGCCAACGGGCTCAACTACACCGCCAGCAACCCAGACAGCATTCGTGTCTACCGCGACTCGGCTACAATTCCTGCCTATGCGGTGGCTAGCCTGGCGGCAGCCACAGAACAGCGCATGGTGGTCAACTACCCCGACGTGCAGGTGCTCAGACCTAACCAAACGGCGACTCGGGCCGAGGTGGCCGCCTTTATTTACCAGGCCTTGGCCAGCCAAAACCAGGTGGCTACGGTCAACTCTCCCTTTATTGTGGGGCAGCAAGTTGCCGTTCAGCCCAACCTGCCCGCCGGCACCAGCCTAACGATGGCCTACGACCAGGGTGACAAAGTGGTGGTGCTTCCCGGTGAGACGGCGGCTCTAACCCTGACGGTGACTCAGGCTGCGACCGATGGCACTGGGCGCGTCTTAGTACCGGCGGGCAGTCGGGTGGTGGGAGAACTACGCCCCAGCGGCAATGGCTCCCAGTTTGTGGCCCAACAACTGGTGCTACCCAACGGGCAGAGCCTGGCGATTAACGCCACATCGCAAACGGTGACGACCACCGAAACCATCCGCCAGGGGGCTAGCTTTGGCCAGACCTTGGCCGGAGCTGTGCTCGGTTCGGGGGCTGCCGCTGCGATCGCCCGCACGACCGGTGATCAAAGCGTTGGCACCCTAGAGGTCTTAGCCGGGGCCGCCACCGGGGCGACCGCTGCCAGAATCTTCGGGCGCGATCGCGTAGATGTAATTGCCATTAACCCCAGCCGCGATCTCACCTTGACGGTCAACGAAACCCTGCTGCTATCGGTTCAATAA
- a CDS encoding Mo-dependent nitrogenase C-terminal domain-containing protein encodes MPTVTQSPYTPEQVKVWLRGLLTLAWADGNFDDDEKSLIASITEDELAPGLDFDHFEPVTPDEVAQVLGDDPAMGENFLRMAVMVALADGVYSVEEDTQIQALCAALKLQETVLNSVRSTLYSLKPENDQLAAGLRPPAQGKLDPLKPAREWLDQLEVHDPRLARFVCKLIPSQCPFERDVVLFKKKLVHIPPMCKINPLYEQLVGLRFRALSYLADDCGEDVTPLL; translated from the coding sequence ATGCCCACAGTCACCCAGTCTCCCTATACCCCAGAACAAGTCAAGGTCTGGCTGCGGGGGCTGCTCACCCTGGCCTGGGCCGACGGCAATTTTGACGACGACGAAAAATCCCTCATTGCCAGCATTACTGAAGACGAACTGGCCCCTGGCTTAGACTTTGACCACTTTGAGCCCGTCACCCCCGATGAGGTCGCCCAAGTGCTGGGCGATGATCCAGCCATGGGCGAAAATTTCCTGCGGATGGCGGTGATGGTGGCCTTGGCCGACGGGGTCTACTCCGTCGAAGAAGATACCCAGATTCAAGCACTGTGCGCAGCGCTGAAGCTGCAAGAAACCGTGCTCAACTCGGTGCGATCGACCCTCTACAGTCTCAAACCCGAGAATGACCAGCTGGCTGCCGGATTGCGCCCCCCGGCCCAGGGCAAACTCGACCCCCTCAAGCCCGCCCGCGAATGGCTCGACCAACTAGAGGTACACGACCCGCGCCTGGCTCGGTTTGTCTGCAAGTTGATTCCGTCCCAGTGCCCCTTTGAGCGCGATGTGGTGCTGTTTAAGAAAAAGCTGGTGCACATTCCCCCCATGTGCAAAATTAATCCACTGTATGAACAGCTCGTAGGGCTGCGGTTTCGCGCTCTGTCGTACCTGGCCGATGACTGCGGCGAGGATGTAACGCCTTTGCTGTAG
- a CDS encoding Calvin cycle protein CP12, translating to MNLTTTLSTPTTGIQPTLESQLRVALEHARRLTALYGTDTVDVAIAWETVEELSTAHRRQVTQPTAFERYCKAHPDAPECRIYED from the coding sequence ATGAACTTGACGACAACTCTCTCTACCCCAACCACCGGTATTCAGCCCACCCTAGAGTCTCAGTTGCGGGTGGCCCTAGAGCATGCTCGCCGCCTGACCGCTCTATATGGCACCGACACGGTAGACGTTGCGATCGCCTGGGAAACCGTTGAAGAACTATCCACCGCTCACCGCCGCCAGGTGACTCAGCCCACCGCCTTTGAGCGCTATTGCAAGGCTCATCCCGACGCTCCGGAGTGCCGGATCTACGAAGACTAA